Genomic segment of Arachnia propionica:
AGAACTACGCGGCCGCAGGGATTCCGCTGGTGATCCTGGCAGGCAAGGAGTACGGGTCCGGATCCTCCAGGGACTGGGCGGCCAAGGGCACGGCTCTGCTCGGGGTGAGAGCCGTCGTAGCTGAGAGCTACGAGCGGATTCACCGCTCCAACCTGATCGGGATGGGGGTTCTTCCGCTCCAGTTCCCCGACGGGGTCTCCGCTGACTCCCTCGGGCTGACGGGGGAGGAGATCTTCACCGTCTCCGGCATTACCGAGCTGAACTCCGGTATCACCCCGCGCACGGTCAGGGTCACCGCCACCCGTCCCGACGGCACGGTGACGGGATTCGACGCGATCGTGCGGATCGACACCCCCGGGGAGCGGGCCTACTACCTCAACGGCGGCATCATGCCCTACGTACTGCGCAACCTGGCGAGGGCCTGAACGGCCCTCACCGGACCTCCGTGAGGCCCCTCTGGGTCCTCGCGGGGTGGTGCCATCCCCGGTTTCAGCAGCTCAAGGCCTTGTCGTAGCCGAAAATGAGGGGGGTGGTCGCAGGTGTTGACCCTTGTCGTACTAGTGTCAGTATCAAGCAAACGCATGGATGCCCAAGGTGGGGCAGCCAGAAACAATTACGAAGGAGTAACACATGCGTATCGCAGTCCCGACCGAGGTCAAGAACAACGAGTTCCGGGTCGCCATCACCCCCGTTGGCGTCCATGAGCTCGTCAGGAGGGGCCACGAGGTCTACATCCAGGCGGGTGCGGGCGTCGGTTCTTCGATCCCGGATGAGGAATTTGTCGCGCAGGGTGCGAAGATCGTCAGCAACGCCGCCGACACCTGGGAGGTTGGCGAGATGGTGATCAAGGTGAAGGAGCCGATCTCCAGCGAGTACCAGTACCTGCGTGAGGACCTGACCCTGTTCACCTACCTTCACCTCGCGGCCGATCGTCCCCAGACCGATGCTCTGCTCAAGGCAGGCACCACTGCGATCGCCTACGAGACCGTTCAGCTGCCCTCCGGTGCGTTGCCGCTGCTCTACCCCATGTCCGAGATCGCAGGCTCCTTGGCCCCCCAGGTCGGTGCCCACGCTCTCATGAAGGCCCAGGGTGGGCGCGGCGTCCTCATGGGCTGCATCGGTGGCGTTCCCAGCGCCAAGGTCGTAGTCCTCGGTGGCGGTGTCGCGGGCCAGAACGCGGCCAATATCGCCATGGGTCTCGGTGCGGATGTCACGGTTCTCGACACCGACCTCGACAAGCTGCGCAACACCTTCTGGAGGTTCCACAACCAGGTACACGGTGTCGTGAGCTCCGCCCTCACCGTGCAAGAGCACGTCCTCCAGGCCGATCTGGTGGTCGGCACGGTGCTCATCCCCGGCGCCAAGGCCCCGAAGCTCGTCACCAACGACATGGTCGCCGAGATGAAGCCCGGATCGGTGCTGGTGGATGTCGCCATCGACCAGGGTGGCTGCTTCGAGGACTCCCACCCGACCACCCACGACGATCCGACCTTCCCCGTCCACAACTCGCAGTTCTACTGCGTGGCGAACATGCCGGGCGCGGTGCCGAACACCTCCACCTGGGCGCTCACGAATGCCACTCTTCCCTATGCGGTCCAGCTCGCCGACAAGGGCGCGGCCCAGGCGCTGAAGGACAACCCCGCGCTGGCCAAGGGCCTCAACACGGTCAAGGGCAACCTGACCTTCGCGGGCGTTTCCGAGGCGTTCAACCTGCCGCTGATGCCCCTGACGGAAGCGCTGGATCATGTCGGATGACCCCACAGCATCAACGCAGGCCGCCGAGGGGCAGGAGCATCTGCAGCGGAATCTGAAGAACCGCCACATCCAGCTCATCGCCATCGGCGGCGCCATCGGAACGGGCCTTTTCATGGGTTCGGGCAAGACCGTTCACCTGGCGGGACCATCGTTGCTGTTGATCTACCTGCTCATCGGGACGATGCTCTTCTTCGTGATGAGGGCCATGGGTGAGCTCTTGCTCCACAATCTCGAGTACAAGTCCTTCCAGGATTTCGCCCGAGACATGCTCGGACCGTGGGCCGGGTACTTCGCGGGCTGGACGTACTGGATTCTGTGGGTCGTCACGGCCAGTGCAGAAGTCGTTGTCATCGCCGGTTACTTTGATTTCTGGATCAAGGACATGACCTGGTCGATGATCTGTACGTTCATTCTCCTGATGGCTTTGCTCGGCTGCAACCTGTTGACGGTCAAGCTGTTTGGTGAGATCGAGTTCTGGTTCGCCCTGATCAAGATCATCGCCATCCTGCTTCTGATCGTTGTCGGCATAGGGATGATCCTGGTGAACTTCCAGTCTGCATCGATCACTCACCTGTGGAGTGCCTATGGTCCGTTGGGAATCTTCCCTGCCAATGGTGACAACTTCTTGGCGGCTTTCCAGATCGCGGTGTTCGCGTTCATCGGTATTGAGTTGATCGGAACGGCTGCGGCCGAGACCTCCGATCCGCACAAAACCCTGCCGAAAGCGATCAACGCCATACCGGTTCGGATCGTGATCTTCTACGTGCTGGCCTTGGCGGTCATCATGTCGGTCACTCCGTGGGACAAGATCGATCCGGGCATGTCACCGTTCGTGAACCTGTTCAGCATGGTCGGGTTCGTCGCTGCTGCAGGAGCCATGAACTTCGTGGTCCTGACCTCTGCTTCCTCCAGTGCGAACTCAGGGATCTTCTCGACCTCCCGCATGCTGTACGGGCTGTCCCAGTCGAAGCAGGCGCCCGAGTCCTTCGGACATCTGTCGAAGCACCAGGTTCCGGCCAAGGCGTTGATACTGTCAGTGGCACTGACGTGTGTCGCCTTCCCGATCCTGGTCATCGGTGGGTCGGTGATGGAGGCATTCACCATGGTCTCCTCGGTATCGGTAGGACTGGTGCTGTTCATGTGGTCGTTGGTCCTGGTGTGCTACATCCGCTATCGGAAGTTGCATCCCGAGGCTCACAAGAATGCGGCATTCCGAATGCCGGGTGCCGCCTTCATGCCGTGGGTGGTGCTGGGCTTCTTCGGGTTCGTGGTCTATGTGTTGTTGCGTTATGACGACACCCGGATAGCCTTGGGGCTGACGCTCCTGTGGTTCGTGGGATTGACGATTTCGTGGTTCGTCAGAAAGAAGGTCCACGGAGGCGTTTCTCGGTAACGAGTGCCCAATTCCGGATAAGGAATTAGTTGGTGGGGTGCGGGGTGACCCGTGCTCCACCAACTCTCGTTTGATGGCCTGACCTGCTGATCTGCACTTCAGTTTTTCCGGAGGCGCCCGACGATGAGTTGCCTCTGGGGTGTCCGATTGGACAGGTGAGTTGGAAGCATCCGGAGCAGACCTTCCGAAAGCATTTGATTCCGGAGGATGGCGCAGCAGTCATAGAGCTCTGGGAAAGAAAACCTGTGCTGTATACCCGGAAGAGAGAGTCAGTGCCAAGCGTCGTAACTTCCCCAGGTCTGCGAGCACCTTGGACCGGTTCTTCTCCCGGATGATCCAGACGGGCAGCCGGTGGCAGAGCTCCCAATACATTCAGGAACATCAGTGACCAACAGGAACAGGCGGGCACCGGAACCCCGTGTCTCTGCCGGACCACATGGGAACGGACTTCCTCCTTCCATGCTCCGCAGACACCGCACCGGAACCACAGCACGGTCCGGAGCATTTCGTCAATGGTTGAGAAGCGTATCGCCTCGGATCTCCGAGAGCCCGTTCCGCAGGGAAGGGACGAACACGCGGCCGGGAACGGTAACACTACAAGGTGTCCGTTCCTTGGGAGAGCCTCTAGACTGTCCGCCATGTCCCTGCTCACCAAGATTGGTGGTCCGCGTGACCTGCGAACGCTCTCGCGCCGCCAGCTGACAAGTCTCGCCTCCGAGATCCGCGGCTTCCTCATCAACCGGGTCAGTCGCACAGGTGGGCACCTGGGGCCGAATCTCGGTGTCGTCGAACTCACCCTGGGCATTCACCGGGTCTTCAACTCGCCTCACGACCCGATCATCTTTGACACGGGGCACCAGTCCTACGTCCACAAGATCCTGACCGGCCGGGCCGAGGGATTCGAGCATCTCAGGCAGCGGGGAGGCCTGTCCGGCTATCCGTCCCGTTCCGAGTCCGAGCACGACTGGGTTGAGAACTCCCACGCCTCTACGGCCTTGTCCTGGGCCGAGGGCCTCGCCAAGGGATTTCGCCTGCGCGGGGAGGAACGCACCGTGGTCGTGGTGGTCGGGGACGGAGCGTTGACGGGGGGCATGGCCTGGGAGGCGCTGAACAACATAGCGACGCAACCCGACCTGAGGATCGTGATCGTAGTCAACGACAACGGTCGCTCCTACACCCCGACGGTAGGCGGGCTGGCCAAGCACCTGGCCGGGTTGCGCACCGACCAGCGCTACGAGCGGACTCTGAGTTTCATCAAGAACCGGCTCCACCGGACCCCGATCCTGGGACGCCCCATCTATGATCTGCTGCACGGATTCAAGACCGGGGTCAAGGACGTTCTCGCGCCGCAGGGGATGTTCTCCGACCTCGGACTGAAGTACACGGGCCCCATAGACGGCCACGACATCCGCGCGGTCATTGGGCATCTTGAGCAGGCACGACAATTCGAGGGCCCCGTGCTGGTTCATGCCATCACCCGCAAGGGCAAGGGATTCAAGGCCGCCGAAGAACATGAGAAGGACCAGTTCCACGCCATCGGGCGGATCGACGAGATCACCGGGCAGCCGCTCAGCGACGCCGTGCAGGCCACCTGGACCGATGCCTTCGGCGAGGCCATGGTCCGGATCGGGGAGCGTAGAACGGACGTCGTGGCCATCACGGCCGCAATGTTGCATCCTACGGGGCTCGGCAGGTTCGCTGCGGCTTTCCCGGACCGGGTCTTCGACGTGGGCATCGCCGAACAACACGCCGTCGTCTCCGCTGCCGGGTTGGCCCGGGCTGGCATGCATCCCGTCGTCGCCGTGTACGCCACCTTCCTGAACCGGGCCTTCGACCAGATCCTGATGGACGTAGCCCTTCATGGCGAGGGGGTCACCCTCGCGCTGGACCGGGCCGGGGTGACCGGAACCGACGGCCCGAGCCACAACGGCATGTGGGACCTATCGATGCTGGGGCTCGTACCCGGCATCGAGATCTCGGCTCCGAGGGACCAGACCCGGCTCGTCGCTGCCCTGGAACGAGCGGTCACGGTCCAGGAGGCTCCGACGGTGCTGCGCTACTCGAAGGAACGCCTCCCGGACGAGATGCCCGCGGTTGCCAGCCGGGGTGAGGGACGTGACCAAGTCGACCTGCTTCGTGTCGACGCCGGCGCCAATATCCTGATAATCGGGTACGGCCAGTTCGCGGGAACCGGGCTCGAGGTGGCGGAAAAGCTCGCTGCGGCGGGATTGGCGTGCACGGTCGCGGACCCCGCCTGGTGCATCCCACTCAGCACCGAACTGATCGGGCTGGCCCGCGAACACGAGACGATCGTGAGCATCGAGGACAACCTGGTCATCGCCGGGCTGGGGGAGAGGCTGCGGGCGAGACTGGCCGAGGAAGCACCTGGAACCCGGGTGCTCGCCTTCGGCATCGAACAGGAGTTCCTCGCTCAGGGAACCCGCGGCGAGGTCCTGGAGGAGCTCGGCCTGACGTCGCGCCACATAGCCCGGCGGGTGCTCGAGAAAATACTTCAGGAGCGGCGAACGGTCACCCAGCCGGCCTGAGAGAGTTTCCTCGACCGGAGGGGGGACCGTCCGGACCCACGTGGCTCTCAGAGATGCTTGGCGAACAGCGGAAGCAGGAGATCGGCCTGCCAGTTCCGGGAACCGGCCCCCAGCAGTGCGGTCCGGGGATCGCTGCCGGGTTCCCAGTTGTGGACGAAGGCCTGCAGGATCGCGGAGGACGCTATGAGACTGGGTTGGATGCCGAGCTCCTTGGCCAGCGCGTCGACATCTGCGCGGACCTTCTTCCAGAGCTCCCAGCGCTCCGGGCTGTTGCGCTCCCAGGAACGCGGCTGAGGAATGCCGTTCGGCTCCGGACGGCGAGAGGGGTAGTCGGAGGGGGACAACCGGCCCACCGACTCGACTGCCCGGACCCAGTTGGCCCGGTACCTTCCCGACCCTCGGGTGTTGAACCCGGGAATCCTGGAGAATTCGGGGGCGTCCGGGAGCGGGCTTTCCGGGTCGATCCCCGAGGCGAACTCGATTATCGCGGCGTCGGCCAGGATCCGGGAGGGGGGGCGGTCCCGTCGTCGCGCCACGAGGTCCCGTTCCTGCCAGAGCGCCCGTGCCACGGCCAGCTGCCTCGGGTGTTTCAAACCCTGGATGCCCGACAGACGCCGCCACGGTTCCCGCCTGGGGGCAGGAGGGGTTGAGAAGACCCGCAGGGTGTGGATGAACTCTTCCTCGGCCCAAGCGATGCGATTCCCGGCCACGAGTTCGGTGCGCAGGAGATCGGCTAGTTCGATCAGGTAGTCGACATCGAGGGCTGCGTAGATCAACCAGGAGGTCGGCAACGGACGAGTGGCCCAGTTGTCCGCCGAATGCGCCTTGCGCAGCCGGATGCCGAGTTTCGTCTCGAGAAGGGCGGCGAGACCGACCGACGGGGC
This window contains:
- a CDS encoding HRDC domain-containing protein, which translates into the protein MNQFVEQPREPLRPLVDTPETLDACLDSLSHGTGPVAFDAERAHGHRYWPKAYLFQIRREGAGTWLIDPIALEDGAEVRLGGLVDACSDALWIIHAASQDLPCMLDVGIRPPALFDTELAGRLLGAPSVGLAALLETKLGIRLRKAHSADNWATRPLPTSWLIYAALDVDYLIELADLLRTELVAGNRIAWAEEEFIHTLRVFSTPPAPRREPWRRLSGIQGLKHPRQLAVARALWQERDLVARRRDRPPSRILADAAIIEFASGIDPESPLPDAPEFSRIPGFNTRGSGRYRANWVRAVESVGRLSPSDYPSRRPEPNGIPQPRSWERNSPERWELWKKVRADVDALAKELGIQPSLIASSAILQAFVHNWEPGSDPRTALLGAGSRNWQADLLLPLFAKHL
- the dxs gene encoding 1-deoxy-D-xylulose-5-phosphate synthase gives rise to the protein MSLLTKIGGPRDLRTLSRRQLTSLASEIRGFLINRVSRTGGHLGPNLGVVELTLGIHRVFNSPHDPIIFDTGHQSYVHKILTGRAEGFEHLRQRGGLSGYPSRSESEHDWVENSHASTALSWAEGLAKGFRLRGEERTVVVVVGDGALTGGMAWEALNNIATQPDLRIVIVVNDNGRSYTPTVGGLAKHLAGLRTDQRYERTLSFIKNRLHRTPILGRPIYDLLHGFKTGVKDVLAPQGMFSDLGLKYTGPIDGHDIRAVIGHLEQARQFEGPVLVHAITRKGKGFKAAEEHEKDQFHAIGRIDEITGQPLSDAVQATWTDAFGEAMVRIGERRTDVVAITAAMLHPTGLGRFAAAFPDRVFDVGIAEQHAVVSAAGLARAGMHPVVAVYATFLNRAFDQILMDVALHGEGVTLALDRAGVTGTDGPSHNGMWDLSMLGLVPGIEISAPRDQTRLVAALERAVTVQEAPTVLRYSKERLPDEMPAVASRGEGRDQVDLLRVDAGANILIIGYGQFAGTGLEVAEKLAAAGLACTVADPAWCIPLSTELIGLAREHETIVSIEDNLVIAGLGERLRARLAEEAPGTRVLAFGIEQEFLAQGTRGEVLEELGLTSRHIARRVLEKILQERRTVTQPA
- a CDS encoding amino acid permease; this translates as MSDDPTASTQAAEGQEHLQRNLKNRHIQLIAIGGAIGTGLFMGSGKTVHLAGPSLLLIYLLIGTMLFFVMRAMGELLLHNLEYKSFQDFARDMLGPWAGYFAGWTYWILWVVTASAEVVVIAGYFDFWIKDMTWSMICTFILLMALLGCNLLTVKLFGEIEFWFALIKIIAILLLIVVGIGMILVNFQSASITHLWSAYGPLGIFPANGDNFLAAFQIAVFAFIGIELIGTAAAETSDPHKTLPKAINAIPVRIVIFYVLALAVIMSVTPWDKIDPGMSPFVNLFSMVGFVAAAGAMNFVVLTSASSSANSGIFSTSRMLYGLSQSKQAPESFGHLSKHQVPAKALILSVALTCVAFPILVIGGSVMEAFTMVSSVSVGLVLFMWSLVLVCYIRYRKLHPEAHKNAAFRMPGAAFMPWVVLGFFGFVVYVLLRYDDTRIALGLTLLWFVGLTISWFVRKKVHGGVSR
- the ald gene encoding alanine dehydrogenase gives rise to the protein MRIAVPTEVKNNEFRVAITPVGVHELVRRGHEVYIQAGAGVGSSIPDEEFVAQGAKIVSNAADTWEVGEMVIKVKEPISSEYQYLREDLTLFTYLHLAADRPQTDALLKAGTTAIAYETVQLPSGALPLLYPMSEIAGSLAPQVGAHALMKAQGGRGVLMGCIGGVPSAKVVVLGGGVAGQNAANIAMGLGADVTVLDTDLDKLRNTFWRFHNQVHGVVSSALTVQEHVLQADLVVGTVLIPGAKAPKLVTNDMVAEMKPGSVLVDVAIDQGGCFEDSHPTTHDDPTFPVHNSQFYCVANMPGAVPNTSTWALTNATLPYAVQLADKGAAQALKDNPALAKGLNTVKGNLTFAGVSEAFNLPLMPLTEALDHVG